In Arcobacter sp. F155, the genomic window TTATTTTATCAAAAGCTTGTAGTCAAAGGGCTAAAACAGAAAAAATTTAAAGATATAGTTGATTTAATTAGGAATTTGGAGCATAAACAAAAATTGATAAAATAAATATTCTTAGATATAATACTTTTACAAATATCCTTCGGGACGACTCACCTTTTTAGGTGAGGTTACTTTATTAGTTCCATAAATTTTTTCTTCATATTTTCAATCATAAAACACCATCTTCTTTCAAACTTACAAAATCATCTTTTGTAAATATCACATGGTCAAGTAGTTCTATACCTAAGATTTTTCCTGATTCTTTTAGCCTTTTTGTTACTTCTATATCCTCACTACTTGGTTTTAGAATTGCACTTGGGTGATTGTGTGCTACTATTATGCTGGCACATCTTTTTTCTATGGCATAAGAGAAAACCTCTCTTGGGTGAACTAGACTTTGATTTAGAGTTCCTATTGTGATTACTTTTGTTTCAAGTAGATTGTTTGCTCCATCTAAATATAGTGCCAAAAAATATTCTTGTTGTTTGTTTTTATATGGTTTTAACTCTTGATAGACATCTTGGCTTGAAGTTATTTTTATATTTTGATTTTGTATTAAGTATCGACGACTTAGTTCTATGGCACTTATTATCTGACAAGCTTTTGCTTTACCTAAGCCATGTATTTTAAGTAGCTTTTCTAGACTGATATTATCAAACTCTTTTTCAAGGAGTTTTACTAACTCCCTTGATAAAGAAATAACATCTTTTCCTTTTACACCACTTCCTAAAATAATAGCCATAAGTTCATAGTTTTTTAATGCACTTAAACCTTGTTTTTCTAGCTTTTCTCGTGGCTTATCTATAGATTCTAACTTTTTAATTGTAGTTTGCATAAACTTCTCCTAAATAGTAGAAGAAGTTTATCAATAAATTTTTATTTTTTGTTATTTATATGTCAGTTTGCAATATTTTCTTGCAGTATTTATATTTTAAAAAGGTTCTTCTTTGTTAGTTTTTTCTTCTTGTGTAAATACAAGCTTTGCTTCATCTAAAAGCTTTTGAGCTTCTTCTAGCTCTTTTATTCCATTTTTATAAACATCAAGTGAATCACTTAGTGTTATATCTGGGTTTGAAAGTTTTTCTAAAAGCTCTTTTGCCTTCTCAATCTTCTTTTCAAAAACTAATTCTTCTTTTTCTTCTATTTCACTCATTATTTATTCTCCAATAAATCTATAATATATTCATCAAATTTTTCTACTTCAACTAAAAATGAATCATGTCCAGATTCACTCTCAATCATTTTATATGTTACTTGGTCACCTTTTCCAATCTTTTCCATGATATCTCTTATCTCTTCCATCTCTTCAGGAAAAAATAGCATATCATCAGAAAAAGAGATTAGGTGTAGTTTACACTTAATCTTTTGGAAAGAGTTTTCTAAAGTATCTTCATTTCTTCCTGCATCAAAAATATTCATTGTTTTACAAATATAAAGATAAGAAAGTGGGTCAAATATTTTTGGAAAAGAGTAAGCATTATACTCTAAATATCTCTCAACCTCAAATCTTCCAAAAAGTTCATATAAACCATCAGTTCTAGCATAGTCTCTTCCAAACTTTTTATTAAACAAATTTGGACTTAAGTACGCAATTAATCCTGCCATTCTTCCAATAGCAAGTCCGGGTAAACCTTGTGTTTCTAAATCATCTTTATCATAAAATCCATCTTTAAAAACTGGGTCATGTCTTATTGATTCTATTGCAATTTTGTTTATTGCTATTGCCCATGGTCTTGTATATGCTGTAGTTGCTAGTGCAAATACATGTTCAGCAAAATCTGGAAACTCTATAGAGTAACAAAGGGCTTGCATTCCTCCCATACTTCCACCAACTACAGCTTTAGCTTTTTCGATTCCTAGACTTTTATAAAGTTTCATTTGTGCTTTTACAATATCAGAAATTGTAAGGATAGGAAATTTTAATCTATACTCTTTATTTGTACTTGGGTCTATACTTAAAGCATTTGTTGAACCAAAAGTACTTCCTATATTGTTAGAGCAAATCACAAAGTATTTTGTAGTATCAATTGCTTTTCCATCACCAATAAGCTTATCCCACCAACCAGGCTTTGCTTCATCGGCATATCTTCCAGCAGCATGATGACTTCCTGCTAGAGCATGGCAAACTACTATAACATTTGATTTATCTTCATTTAGTTCACCATAAGTTTCATATATAAGTTCATAAGACTCTAAAATCCTACCACTCTCTAAATATAATGGTTCATCAAATTTTGCAACTTTTGTTTCTATTTTCAAACTTAATCCATTTATTATAATATCGCTTTATACTAACAAAAAATATCTAAGAAGATGATTTAATGGGTACTTTCTTAAAACAATTCTAACTTTTGGAAATCTGTTTTCATAATATTTTGCCAGTTTTGAGAAGGTGACCACTCTTCAAATATAGAGACATCAATACTTTCAAAAGGAGTATTTAATACATGCTTATGATATATATACATAAAAGCTGTTACTCTATAGTTTTTAGCACAATGAATAAATATTTTTTTATCTTTAATACCACTCATTATTCGCAAAAATAAGTTCAAATCACTTAGTTTTGGTTCTTCAAAATCAACAGGAAGATGAATATAAGTCATTCCAAGTTCACTTACTACTTTGTCTTCATTCTCTAAAGCATTTGTTGCACTACTTAAAGCTAAGTTTATAACTACATCAAAGTTTTCATTTTTGATTTGTTGAAATTGCTCAACACTAGGTTGCCCTGCTGTTGAGATATTTTCATTTATTTTTATATAGTTTAAAATACTATTCATACTTTTCTACAACCTCATCAACTCTTTTTATATACTCTTGTTTTAACTTTTCCTCAATAAAAGATGAGTTAAAAGAGTTTTTTACTAGTTTAACAATATCTTCTTTTGTTAGAGGTATATTATCAACTAGATTAAAAAAGTTTTGATTCATATATCCTTTGAAGTATGCTGGGTCATCTGAGTTTACTGTAACATTTAATCCATAATCTAAAAGTTGTTTTATATTGTGTTGTTTGTAGTTTTCAAATACTTTTAACTCTATATTTGAGTTTGGACAAACTGTAAGTGGTATTTGTTCTTCTTTTAATCTTTGCATCAAAGCTTCTGAATTTATAGCTTGAACTCCGTGGTCTATTCTTTCTATATGAAGTAAATCTAAAGCATCTTCAATATAAGAAATATCACCCTCTTCTCCTGCGTGAGCAACTAATTTATATCCATGCTCTTTTGCTTCATTAAATACCTTTTCAAATTTTTTAGGTGGATTTCCTAACTCTGAAGAGTCTAATCCCACTCCTATAATATAATCTTTATAAGGTAAAGATTGCTCTAGTGTTTCAAAAGCCTTTTCTTCACTTAAATGTCTTAAAAAACACATGATTATCTTTGAACTTATTCCTAACTTTTTTTGTGCATCATCTAAGGCTTCTTTTATTCCAAAGATAACTGTTTCAAAAGAGATTCCTCTTT contains:
- the radC gene encoding DNA repair protein RadC; the encoded protein is MQTTIKKLESIDKPREKLEKQGLSALKNYELMAIILGSGVKGKDVISLSRELVKLLEKEFDNISLEKLLKIHGLGKAKACQIISAIELSRRYLIQNQNIKITSSQDVYQELKPYKNKQQEYFLALYLDGANNLLETKVITIGTLNQSLVHPREVFSYAIEKRCASIIVAHNHPSAILKPSSEDIEVTKRLKESGKILGIELLDHVIFTKDDFVSLKEDGVL
- the xseB gene encoding exodeoxyribonuclease VII small subunit produces the protein MSEIEEKEELVFEKKIEKAKELLEKLSNPDITLSDSLDVYKNGIKELEEAQKLLDEAKLVFTQEEKTNKEEPF
- a CDS encoding homoserine O-acetyltransferase — its product is MKIETKVAKFDEPLYLESGRILESYELIYETYGELNEDKSNVIVVCHALAGSHHAAGRYADEAKPGWWDKLIGDGKAIDTTKYFVICSNNIGSTFGSTNALSIDPSTNKEYRLKFPILTISDIVKAQMKLYKSLGIEKAKAVVGGSMGGMQALCYSIEFPDFAEHVFALATTAYTRPWAIAINKIAIESIRHDPVFKDGFYDKDDLETQGLPGLAIGRMAGLIAYLSPNLFNKKFGRDYARTDGLYELFGRFEVERYLEYNAYSFPKIFDPLSYLYICKTMNIFDAGRNEDTLENSFQKIKCKLHLISFSDDMLFFPEEMEEIRDIMEKIGKGDQVTYKMIESESGHDSFLVEVEKFDEYIIDLLENK
- a CDS encoding protein tyrosine phosphatase family protein; the protein is MNSILNYIKINENISTAGQPSVEQFQQIKNENFDVVINLALSSATNALENEDKVVSELGMTYIHLPVDFEEPKLSDLNLFLRIMSGIKDKKIFIHCAKNYRVTAFMYIYHKHVLNTPFESIDVSIFEEWSPSQNWQNIMKTDFQKLELF
- a CDS encoding adenosine deaminase, translated to MKDIKEFIKKLPKAELHLHIEGSLEPELMFKLAKRNGIKIPYKTVEEVKEAYNFTNLQSFLDIYYAGAKVLITKQDFYDMTWDYILKCKEDNILHTEIFFDPQTHTQRGISFETVIFGIKEALDDAQKKLGISSKIIMCFLRHLSEEKAFETLEQSLPYKDYIIGVGLDSSELGNPPKKFEKVFNEAKEHGYKLVAHAGEEGDISYIEDALDLLHIERIDHGVQAINSEALMQRLKEEQIPLTVCPNSNIELKVFENYKQHNIKQLLDYGLNVTVNSDDPAYFKGYMNQNFFNLVDNIPLTKEDIVKLVKNSFNSSFIEEKLKQEYIKRVDEVVEKYE